A genomic window from Ascaphus truei isolate aAscTru1 chromosome 1, aAscTru1.hap1, whole genome shotgun sequence includes:
- the LOC142467719 gene encoding putative N-acetyltransferase camello: MADFSIRRYKNSDYDAVRLMFAQGTLEHRSATCFYMLKMPRVNLFLLVAFTTFLVVSKSYLLSLICLAALLAVGWHLINSEAHQSVQRCHGEDLLDIEKSYMLNGSSCFWVAETERKLVGMVGVQAAQNSEGEMVLRRMSVAKDQRTHGIGKALCRTVIDFARKGGCKVVSLETSMVQYAAQKLYERVGFKEIKVMILPTLSGKLTNFSILYYTFDIK; this comes from the coding sequence ATGGCCGACTTCTCTATCCGGAGATACAAGAACAGTGACTACGATGCCGTCCGCCTCATGTTTGCACAAGGCACGTTGGAGCACCGCTCTGCTACCTGCTTCTACATGCTGAAGATGCCCAGAGTCAACCTCTTTCTCCTGGTAGCATTTACCACCTTCCTTGTTGTTTCCAAGTCCTACCTCCTGTCTCTGATATGCCTTGCCGCTCTGCTAGCTGTTGGCTGGCATCTCATCAACTCTGAAGCCCATCAGAGTGTGCAGCGGTGTCACGGAGAGGACCTACTTGATATTGAGAAATCCTACATGCTGAATGGCAGCTCATGCTTCTGGGTGGCGGAAACCGAAAGGAAGCTCGTAGGCATGGTGGGAGTCCAAGCTGCCCAAAATTCGGAGGGTGAGATGGTGCTGAGACGCATGTCTGTTGCAAAGGACCAACGAACGCACGGAATCGGCAAAGCTCTGTGCCGGACGGTCATTGACTTTGCTCGAAAGGGTGGGTGCAAAGTTGTGAGTCTCGAAACGTCCATGGTACAATATGCGGCTCAAAAGTTGTATGAACGTGTGGGCTTTAAGGAGATCAAAGTCATGATTCTTCCAACACTTTCTGGAAAGTTGACCAACTTCTCTATTCTGTATTACACATTCGACATAAAATGA